In Flavobacterium endoglycinae, one DNA window encodes the following:
- a CDS encoding peptidase: protein MKKKKRSFRKKLFTKNRLVILNENTFEEIFSLKLNLMNVFVTFTLGGIFLISITTYIIAFTPLREFIPGYSSSELKKNATALAIKSDSLEKALKQNEAYIKGIQKVLKGELEYAKFNKDSIIAETEESSDVDMKATEDEIKLREEVAKIDKEQSQSKTGKKKSDKK, encoded by the coding sequence ATGAAAAAGAAAAAACGCAGTTTTAGAAAAAAATTATTTACAAAAAACCGATTGGTTATTTTGAATGAAAACACTTTTGAAGAAATTTTTTCGCTGAAACTCAACCTAATGAATGTTTTTGTGACTTTTACTCTAGGCGGTATTTTTCTTATTTCAATTACTACTTATATTATTGCTTTTACGCCGCTTCGGGAATTTATACCGGGTTATTCTTCTTCTGAATTAAAAAAGAATGCGACAGCATTAGCCATAAAATCAGATTCGCTTGAAAAAGCTTTAAAACAAAACGAAGCCTATATAAAAGGAATTCAGAAAGTTTTAAAAGGAGAATTAGAATACGCAAAATTCAACAAAGACTCGATTATAGCAGAAACAGAAGAATCTTCAGATGTTGATATGAAAGCAACCGAAGATGAAATCAAATTAAGAGAAGAAGTCGCTAAAATTGACAAGGAGCAGAGCCAAAGCAAAACGGGAAAAAAGAAAAGTGACAAAAAATAA
- a CDS encoding Sec-independent protein translocase subunit TatA/TatB — MGRLGLTEILVIVGIVILLFGGKKIPELMKGLGSGIKEFKNAAKDDQPAASKKEEETK; from the coding sequence ATGGGAAGATTAGGTCTTACAGAAATCCTTGTTATAGTAGGTATTGTGATATTACTTTTTGGAGGTAAAAAAATTCCAGAATTAATGAAAGGTTTAGGAAGCGGTATTAAAGAATTTAAAAATGCTGCTAAAGATGATCAGCCTGCTGCTTCTAAAAAAGAAGAAGAAACAAAATAA
- a CDS encoding phage tail protein has product MAEPFLAELRMMSFSFAPQGWAMANGQLLPINQNQALFSLLGTTYGGNGQVNFALPDLRGRTPIHVGSGYNLGQKGGEESHTVTIGEMPQHSHRFQAKDNAVITNIPSNTNFLGNTAPNLVYSGQNQNFTAMNAGSISNIGGSQPHLNMQPYLTINFCIALQGIFPSQT; this is encoded by the coding sequence ATGGCTGAGCCTTTTTTAGCTGAATTAAGAATGATGTCGTTTTCTTTTGCACCACAAGGATGGGCAATGGCTAATGGACAATTATTACCTATAAATCAAAATCAGGCATTATTTTCTTTGTTAGGAACTACGTATGGTGGTAATGGGCAAGTCAATTTTGCATTACCTGACTTAAGAGGGAGAACACCAATTCATGTTGGAAGCGGATACAATTTAGGTCAAAAAGGTGGTGAAGAAAGCCATACTGTTACTATTGGAGAAATGCCGCAACACTCACATCGCTTTCAGGCAAAAGATAATGCGGTCATCACCAATATTCCGAGTAATACTAATTTTTTAGGAAATACTGCCCCTAATTTAGTTTACAGCGGTCAAAATCAAAATTTTACTGCCATGAATGCCGGCTCTATCTCCAATATTGGAGGAAGTCAACCGCATTTAAATATGCAGCCATATCTGACTATAAATTTTTGCATCGCTTTACAAGGAATCTTTCCTTCTCAAACATAA
- a CDS encoding phage tail protein — MAQPYVGEIRMFGGNFAPAGWMFCEGQIIPISEYETLFNLIGTTYGGDGQETFGLPDFRGRLPIHNGTNPATGTNYQLAETGGVEEVTLSVNQIPSHNHSLLATTNLADTASVVNAQFSANPPGSKMYSSAAPTTALNNQIITAAGGSQPHSNFQPYLCVSFIISLYGLYPQF, encoded by the coding sequence ATGGCACAACCTTACGTTGGTGAAATCAGAATGTTTGGCGGAAATTTTGCTCCTGCAGGATGGATGTTTTGCGAAGGACAAATAATTCCAATTTCGGAATATGAAACTTTATTTAATTTAATTGGAACTACATACGGTGGTGATGGCCAGGAAACTTTTGGGTTACCTGATTTTCGCGGAAGACTTCCTATTCATAACGGTACAAATCCCGCTACTGGAACTAATTATCAGCTGGCTGAAACCGGCGGTGTTGAGGAGGTAACTTTATCGGTTAATCAAATTCCGTCACACAATCACAGTCTTCTCGCCACTACAAATCTGGCTGATACTGCTAGTGTTGTAAATGCGCAGTTTAGTGCCAATCCTCCGGGAAGTAAAATGTATTCAAGTGCTGCTCCCACAACAGCATTAAATAATCAAATAATTACTGCTGCCGGCGGAAGTCAGCCTCACAGTAACTTTCAACCGTATTTGTGTGTGAGTTTTATTATTTCATTGTATGGATTATACCCTCAATTCTAA
- a CDS encoding phage tail protein → MDPFVAEIRIFPFNFAPKGWAFCNGQILPLSQNTALFSLLGTMYGGDGKSNFALPNMQGNAPMHPGQGPGLSLHNLAEQSGSETVTLLESEIPNHSHSVMAAPLNSQSTSPANNSLGRGNPIRVYTDTGGQTVQMGLNTIAPTGGTQPHNNMMPYLTLNFCIALQGVYPPRT, encoded by the coding sequence ATGGATCCTTTTGTAGCTGAAATACGCATATTTCCATTCAACTTTGCACCAAAAGGCTGGGCTTTTTGCAATGGCCAAATTTTACCATTATCTCAAAACACAGCACTTTTTTCACTTTTAGGAACAATGTATGGAGGTGATGGAAAAAGTAATTTTGCACTGCCTAATATGCAGGGAAATGCACCTATGCACCCAGGGCAAGGACCTGGATTATCATTACACAACCTAGCAGAACAAAGCGGAAGCGAAACAGTTACTCTTTTAGAATCTGAAATTCCTAATCACTCACATTCAGTAATGGCAGCTCCGCTTAATTCGCAATCAACTTCTCCTGCTAATAATAGTTTAGGACGAGGAAATCCTATTCGAGTTTATACAGACACTGGAGGTCAAACGGTACAAATGGGTTTAAATACCATTGCACCAACTGGAGGAACACAGCCTCATAACAATATGATGCCATACTTAACATTGAATTTTTGTATTGCCCTTCAGGGTGTTTACCCTCCAAGAACATAA
- a CDS encoding GNAT family N-acetyltransferase, producing MNLDIQDIKFRDINENDIALLREIYGSTRKEELEKGTNWNDEQKRLFIEHQFSAQHEYYQKNYLGGKFYVIEKKNIPVGRLYIDYFFENKGVRIIDITILPEWRNQSIGSSILKEILKKAADSNLSVTIHVETFNPAMELYKRLGFRKISETNGVYHLMEWRSKQIE from the coding sequence TTGAATTTAGATATACAAGATATCAAGTTTAGGGATATCAATGAAAATGATATAGCTCTACTTCGTGAAATCTACGGAAGTACACGAAAAGAGGAGCTGGAAAAAGGAACGAATTGGAATGATGAACAAAAAAGACTCTTTATTGAACATCAGTTTTCAGCCCAGCATGAATATTATCAAAAAAATTACTTAGGGGGAAAATTCTATGTAATTGAAAAGAAAAACATCCCGGTTGGAAGATTGTATATTGATTACTTTTTTGAAAATAAAGGTGTTAGAATTATAGACATCACCATATTACCTGAATGGAGAAATCAAAGTATTGGCAGTTCAATTTTAAAAGAAATACTTAAAAAAGCTGCTGATAGTAATTTAAGCGTAACCATTCATGTGGAAACTTTTAATCCTGCAATGGAATTATATAAAAGACTTGGATTTAGAAAAATTAGTGAAACAAATGGTGTTTACCATTTAATGGAATGGCGTTCCAAACAAATTGAATAA
- a CDS encoding DUF6916 family protein yields the protein MDISLLSVNNFNPFVNKVFIFKISEEIQLDAELISVTESNGYSPLERTPFSLVFRTNQKNEYYEQGIFNIIHPEEGSLELFLSPLGFDEVGMKYEAVFS from the coding sequence ATGGATATATCTTTACTCTCTGTAAACAACTTTAATCCGTTTGTAAACAAAGTATTTATCTTTAAAATTTCCGAAGAAATTCAGCTCGATGCCGAACTAATTTCGGTCACAGAATCTAATGGTTATTCTCCTTTAGAACGAACTCCCTTTTCTTTAGTTTTTCGTACAAATCAAAAAAACGAATATTACGAGCAAGGTATTTTTAACATAATACATCCCGAAGAAGGCAGCTTAGAGTTATTTCTTTCTCCACTTGGTTTTGATGAAGTGGGAATGAAATATGAAGCCGTATTTTCTTAA
- a CDS encoding Ig-like domain-containing protein yields the protein MKNNKLLVIIILVGFLSFGMKYNSIITKKFVAPVIEQLAKAEKVFIKQIEPNKSKRPINKENTKSTLAVAPAITVTNAVAVNGGGNAKPGSQLDFTITITNNGTDALGTTFQDILDSNLTLVPNSFKTTPIANDDSYSCIGNVGISVNAAQGLLANDANPEGSTMTASVLTNPAKGTVVINADGSFTYNSNAGYSGSDSFTYTVTNTSGKTSTATVNITVTTPIIFFKGDAASAGNGTLATPYKSLTGNTSASNASPVFIYSGTLSGLLTLNNNQKVIGQGATSSLQSILSLSVPSYSNALPSTGTSNPIIAGITLGTNNDIQAVALTGTLSGSNAGNLKIKNATIAITNNSQAVNINGGGGTLDCIFTSISTNGNVKGISITNTVGSFEVTGSGTTAGSGGTIQNISDRGAEFITCANITLRNMNFTNANTSSVIVSDPEDDNSNSNGALHFKNISGGVTLENISISGTTNSVGINLNNVNNFVLNNSTLSNCGSANGGNPYVGGIFALDLKGTSSITNTTVNNSWGRGFFGYNGIAQSPSLTLNVTGSQFKNSFNRSNGDSNFIFQAKGTSNNTLVFKKNDFSNSKTTGLALNFDGFSTNTVQIGGNTLATDANIINAATVSPGSNGLSLQATGAATVNYNIINNTIKASFNGTYACSVGHQGSGTMKGRINNNTIDGGGLGTICNGIYASVSGNAKHITEIANNTINNASQYGIFADSNDNNIQSSGRIDATITGNTINVVTNAYANVGVVAYADNASSTMINASKISNNITNTATGVVATFDVLSQGTNSEVILQGIPVYVAGTGNRTSALTSFWNGNNPSSTRTAIDEGGNGKINPGTVTPPDNANASKMAKNQNTPVEETSTAPETIAASSTTPSTSSTTAKKASVNAVNSTLSAGPFIIAAGKSTIITFSATINDSATLPQNTCSVTNQATVSGTNFATVNSNITTTSIKPASATVTTDTQNIPCLGSTAVTLNASCPLGTNAVWYTSMTGGTSFATGNSVSATPTANNTTYCVACETAYCASDRVLVKTVTGTPSTTSPAENISVCDSYTWPVNGTTYTSSGTYTTVIGCDTKTLNLVVTPSTTSTPETVSACDSYTWAEDGVTYTSSGTYTHKVGCDTRTLNLTITNSTSSTQTETACDSYTWAENGTTYTSSGTYTHTVGCDTKTLSLTITNSTSSTQTETACDSYTWAEDGVTYTSSGTYTHTVGCDTKTLSLTITNSTSSTQTETACDSYIWAENGTTYTSSGTYTHIVGCDTKTLSLTITNSTSSTQTETACDSYTWAEDGVTYTSSGTYTHTVGCDTKTLVLTITNSTSSTQTETACDNYTWAVNGTTYTSSGNYTAVVGCETKTLALTITNSTSSTQTETACDSYTWAENGTTYTSSGTYTHTVGCDTKTLVLTITNSTNSTQTETACDSYTWAEDGVTYTSSGTYTHTVGCDTKTLALTITNSTSSTQTETACDSYTWAVNGTTYTSSGNYTAVVGCETKTLALTITNSTSSTQTETACGSYTWAENGTTYTSSGTYTHTVGCDTKTLALTITNSTSSTQTETACDSYTWAENGTTYTSSGTYTHTVGCDTKTLVLTITNSTNSTQTETACDSYTWAENGTTYTSSGTYTHTVGCDTKTLALTITNSTSSTQNETACDSYTWAENGTTYTSSGTYTHTVGCSTKTLILTINDSSVIVKTVILNSGVLTAGQSGAAYQWYKCPNTLLASETSQSFTPSAAGDYKVEITVGGCTVSSNCITVTSLGTDEFKVADFKMYPIPSKGILNIVTKYDGNYIIIDSSGKIVKSVVLTEGIINSIHLENLADGIYLIQNIDNSRFKAQKFILKK from the coding sequence ATGAAAAATAACAAACTCTTAGTTATAATAATACTAGTTGGATTTCTAAGTTTCGGAATGAAATACAATAGCATTATTACTAAAAAATTTGTTGCTCCTGTTATTGAGCAACTAGCTAAAGCTGAAAAAGTTTTTATAAAGCAGATTGAGCCTAATAAAAGCAAAAGGCCTATTAATAAAGAAAATACAAAAAGTACCTTGGCTGTAGCACCTGCTATTACGGTTACAAATGCTGTGGCTGTAAACGGAGGCGGAAATGCAAAACCGGGATCTCAGCTTGATTTTACCATTACTATTACCAATAATGGCACTGACGCGCTTGGAACTACCTTTCAAGATATATTGGATTCTAATTTAACATTAGTTCCAAATTCTTTCAAAACAACTCCTATTGCCAATGATGATTCCTATAGTTGTATCGGAAACGTTGGTATTAGTGTAAATGCTGCTCAAGGTCTTTTAGCAAATGACGCAAATCCGGAAGGTAGCACTATGACGGCTTCTGTTTTAACAAATCCAGCAAAGGGAACTGTTGTTATAAATGCAGATGGTTCTTTTACTTACAATTCAAATGCAGGATATTCCGGATCAGATAGTTTTACTTATACTGTAACCAATACAAGCGGAAAAACCTCAACTGCTACTGTAAATATTACTGTAACTACTCCTATCATATTTTTTAAAGGAGATGCTGCATCTGCAGGAAACGGAACTTTAGCCACACCCTATAAAAGCTTAACGGGAAATACGAGTGCTAGCAATGCAAGTCCAGTATTTATTTACAGCGGAACACTTTCTGGACTTTTAACTTTAAATAATAATCAGAAAGTTATTGGTCAGGGAGCAACATCAAGTCTGCAATCTATATTAAGTCTATCTGTACCTAGTTATAGTAATGCACTGCCTTCGACAGGAACATCAAATCCTATTATTGCTGGAATAACCTTAGGTACAAATAATGATATTCAGGCAGTAGCACTTACAGGAACTTTATCTGGAAGTAATGCTGGAAATTTAAAAATAAAAAATGCTACTATTGCTATTACAAATAATTCGCAAGCTGTAAATATTAACGGAGGTGGAGGTACACTCGATTGTATATTTACTAGTATTTCTACAAACGGAAATGTAAAAGGTATTTCAATAACAAATACTGTTGGAAGTTTTGAGGTTACGGGATCCGGAACAACGGCAGGATCTGGAGGTACAATTCAAAATATCTCGGATAGAGGTGCAGAGTTTATTACATGCGCTAATATTACACTTAGAAACATGAATTTTACAAATGCAAATACTTCATCTGTAATAGTTAGCGATCCAGAAGATGATAATTCGAATTCCAATGGAGCGCTTCATTTTAAAAACATTTCTGGTGGTGTAACCTTAGAAAATATTTCCATTTCTGGTACTACAAATTCTGTGGGTATCAATCTTAATAATGTAAATAATTTTGTTTTAAACAACAGTACTTTAAGCAATTGTGGAAGTGCCAATGGAGGTAACCCATATGTTGGAGGTATATTTGCATTAGATTTAAAAGGTACAAGTTCTATAACCAATACAACTGTTAATAATTCTTGGGGACGTGGTTTTTTTGGGTATAATGGTATAGCACAAAGTCCATCCTTAACTCTAAATGTTACAGGATCTCAGTTTAAAAACTCTTTTAATAGATCAAACGGAGATAGTAACTTTATTTTTCAAGCTAAAGGGACTTCAAACAATACTTTAGTTTTTAAGAAAAATGATTTTTCAAATTCAAAAACTACTGGTTTAGCTTTAAACTTTGATGGATTTTCTACAAATACTGTTCAAATTGGAGGAAATACACTCGCTACTGATGCCAATATCATAAATGCTGCTACTGTAAGCCCTGGAAGCAATGGTTTATCATTACAAGCTACTGGAGCTGCAACAGTAAATTACAACATTATAAATAATACTATTAAGGCTAGTTTTAATGGTACTTATGCATGTAGCGTAGGGCACCAAGGATCTGGAACAATGAAAGGCCGTATAAACAATAATACGATTGATGGTGGAGGTCTTGGTACAATTTGTAATGGAATTTATGCATCTGTAAGCGGAAATGCGAAACACATTACTGAAATAGCAAATAACACTATTAATAATGCAAGTCAATATGGAATTTTCGCTGATTCAAATGATAACAATATACAAAGTTCAGGAAGAATTGACGCTACAATAACAGGTAATACTATTAATGTGGTGACAAATGCATATGCAAATGTTGGTGTAGTTGCCTATGCAGATAATGCTTCTAGTACAATGATAAATGCATCAAAAATTAGTAATAATATAACCAATACAGCGACTGGTGTAGTGGCTACTTTTGACGTATTATCTCAAGGTACCAATAGTGAAGTAATTTTACAAGGTATCCCGGTTTATGTTGCTGGGACAGGAAATAGAACTTCTGCCTTGACAAGTTTTTGGAATGGAAATAATCCTTCAAGCACAAGAACAGCAATTGATGAAGGTGGAAATGGAAAAATAAATCCTGGAACGGTTACTCCTCCTGATAATGCCAATGCTTCAAAAATGGCTAAAAATCAAAATACTCCTGTTGAAGAAACCAGTACTGCTCCAGAAACTATTGCAGCTTCTTCAACAACACCAAGTACATCTTCAACTACAGCTAAAAAAGCATCTGTTAATGCAGTAAACTCAACATTGTCTGCAGGACCATTTATTATAGCTGCAGGAAAATCTACTATAATTACTTTTAGTGCAACAATTAATGATTCGGCAACGTTACCGCAAAATACTTGTTCGGTAACAAATCAGGCAACTGTAAGCGGTACTAATTTTGCAACAGTAAACTCTAATATTACAACAACATCAATCAAACCGGCGAGCGCTACCGTTACCACAGATACACAAAATATTCCTTGTTTAGGAAGCACAGCTGTAACTTTGAATGCCTCTTGCCCACTTGGTACGAATGCTGTTTGGTATACTTCGATGACTGGAGGAACAAGTTTTGCCACTGGAAATTCTGTATCAGCAACCCCTACTGCAAATAATACAACATATTGCGTGGCGTGCGAAACTGCTTATTGTGCAAGCGACAGAGTATTGGTAAAAACCGTTACTGGAACACCATCAACAACTTCGCCTGCCGAAAATATTTCAGTATGTGATTCTTATACATGGCCAGTTAATGGAACAACTTATACTAGTTCAGGAACTTATACAACAGTTATTGGATGTGATACCAAAACGTTAAATCTTGTTGTTACTCCTTCTACGACATCTACTCCTGAAACAGTATCAGCATGTGACAGTTACACTTGGGCTGAAGATGGCGTTACCTACACATCTTCTGGAACATACACACACAAAGTAGGATGTGATACTAGAACTTTAAATTTAACCATAACCAACTCAACAAGTTCAACTCAGACGGAAACTGCCTGCGACAGTTATACGTGGGCTGAAAACGGAACAACGTATACTTCTTCGGGAACATATACGCATACTGTAGGTTGTGATACCAAAACTTTATCACTAACCATTACAAATTCTACAAGTTCTACACAGACGGAAACTGCATGCGACAGCTACACTTGGGCTGAAGATGGCGTGACCTACACATCTTCTGGAACATACACGCATACTGTAGGTTGCGATACCAAAACTTTATCATTAACCATTACAAATTCTACAAGTTCTACACAGACGGAAACAGCCTGCGACAGTTATATCTGGGCTGAAAACGGAACAACGTATACTTCTTCGGGAACATACACACATATTGTAGGATGCGATACCAAAACTTTATCATTAACCATTACAAATTCTACAAGTTCTACGCAGACGGAAACTGCATGCGACAGCTACACTTGGGCTGAAGATGGCGTTACCTACACATCTTCTGGAACATATACGCATACTGTAGGTTGTGATACCAAAACTTTAGTATTGACAATTACAAATTCTACAAGTTCGACTCAGACCGAAACTGCCTGTGACAATTATACCTGGGCTGTAAACGGAACAACTTATACTAGTTCTGGAAATTACACAGCAGTTGTAGGATGTGAAACTAAAACTTTAGCATTAACTATTACAAATTCTACAAGTTCGACTCAGACCGAAACTGCGTGTGACAGCTACACTTGGGCTGAAAACGGAACAACGTATACATCATCTGGAACATATACGCATACTGTAGGATGTGATACTAAAACTTTAGTATTAACCATTACAAATTCTACAAATTCAACCCAGACGGAAACTGCATGCGACAGCTACACTTGGGCTGAAGATGGCGTGACCTACACATCTTCTGGAACATATACGCATACTGTAGGTTGTGATACAAAAACTTTAGCATTAACTATTACAAACTCTACAAGTTCTACACAGACGGAAACTGCATGCGACAGTTATACCTGGGCTGTAAACGGAACAACTTATACTAGTTCTGGAAATTACACAGCAGTTGTAGGATGTGAAACTAAAACTTTAGCATTAACTATTACAAATTCTACAAGTTCAACCCAGACAGAAACTGCATGTGGCAGTTATACGTGGGCTGAAAACGGAACAACGTATACATCATCTGGAACGTATACGCATACTGTTGGATGTGATACAAAAACTTTAGCATTAACTATTACAAACTCTACAAGTTCTACACAGACGGAAACTGCATGCGACAGTTATACCTGGGCTGAAAATGGAACAACATATACTTCTTCGGGAACATACACGCATACTGTTGGATGTGATACTAAAACTTTAGTATTAACCATTACAAATTCAACAAATTCAACTCAGACGGAAACTGCATGCGACAGCTACACTTGGGCTGAAAATGGAACAACGTATACTTCTTCGGGAACATATACTCACACTGTAGGTTGTGATACCAAAACGTTAGCATTAACTATTACAAACTCTACAAGTTCAACACAGAATGAAACTGCCTGCGACAGTTATACTTGGGCTGAAAACGGAACAACATATACATCATCTGGAACGTATACTCATACTGTAGGATGTAGTACAAAAACATTGATATTAACAATTAACGATTCATCTGTAATTGTAAAAACAGTTATTTTAAACTCTGGAGTATTAACTGCAGGTCAATCAGGCGCTGCTTATCAATGGTATAAATGTCCAAACACATTGCTAGCAAGTGAAACCAGCCAATCTTTTACGCCATCAGCGGCAGGAGATTATAAAGTTGAAATTACAGTTGGAGGATGCACTGTTTCTTCTAATTGTATTACAGTAACCAGTCTAGGAACGGATGAATTTAAAGTTGCCGACTTTAAAATGTATCCTATTCCAAGTAAAGGAATATTGAATATCGTAACGAAATATGATGGAAATTATATCATCATTGATTCATCTGGAAAAATTGTAAAATCAGTTGTTTTAACTGAAGGAATAATTAATAGTATTCATTTAGAAAATCTTGCTGATGGAATATATTTAATCCAGAATATAGATAACAGCAGATTTAAAGCTCAGAAATTTATCCTTAAGAAATAA
- a CDS encoding Tex family protein — protein MTNIQFIAKSVQAPAVSIQNTVKLLEEDCTIPFISRYRKDATGNLDETVIELIAKLQKEYDTLIKRKEAVLKSIEEQKALTPELKKKIEDSFDLQEIEDFYLPYKKKKKTKADVAREFGLEPLAKLIISESDVDIDFISTQYINENVVNEEAAIQGARDIVAEWINENIYVRKQLRRLFQRKATIATKVVKKKAEEEGAQKFSQYFDWEEPLTKAPAHRLLAMLRAENEGFIKMKIDVDIDDAYDVIDEIIIKKQNNTTAHLQLAIEDSYKRLLNPAIGNETLQEAKAKADANSIQVFANNLGQLLLAPPLGEKRILAIDPGFRSGCKVVCLDEKGDLLYNETIYPHAPQNEETMAIKKIRSMVNAYQIDAISIGNGTASRETEFFIKKIAFDKPIQVFVVSEAGASVYSASKIAREEFPNYDVTVRGSVSIGRRLSDPLAELVKIDPKAIGVGQYQHDVDQTKLKEELDNTVIRCVNSVGININTASKHLLSYVSGIGEKLAENIVQYRSENGPFEDRKQLKKVPRLGDKAYQQGAAFIRITNAKNPLDNSAVHPEAYPVVEKMAKDLNISLNDLIANKEKTALIKPEKYVTPEIGLLTLKDIIKELEKPGLDPRKSAKVFEFDANVKSIKDLKTGMILPGIVNNITNFGCFVDIGIKESGLVHISQLKSGYVSDVNEVVKLHQHVDVKVTEVDEDRKRIQLTMIL, from the coding sequence ATGACCAACATTCAATTCATTGCCAAGTCTGTTCAGGCGCCCGCAGTCAGTATTCAAAATACAGTAAAATTATTAGAGGAAGATTGTACGATTCCGTTTATTTCGCGTTACCGAAAAGATGCGACAGGAAATCTTGATGAAACTGTTATTGAGCTGATTGCGAAATTGCAGAAAGAATACGATACGCTTATAAAACGTAAAGAAGCAGTTTTAAAATCGATCGAGGAGCAAAAAGCACTTACGCCAGAATTGAAGAAAAAGATCGAAGACAGTTTTGATTTACAAGAAATTGAAGATTTCTACCTCCCGTATAAAAAGAAGAAAAAAACAAAAGCAGATGTAGCGCGCGAATTTGGTTTAGAGCCTTTAGCAAAACTAATTATATCTGAAAGTGATGTTGATATCGATTTTATTTCGACACAATACATTAATGAAAATGTTGTCAACGAAGAAGCCGCTATTCAAGGCGCAAGAGATATTGTAGCGGAATGGATTAATGAGAATATTTATGTTCGTAAACAGCTTCGTAGATTATTTCAGCGAAAAGCGACGATTGCTACCAAAGTGGTTAAAAAGAAAGCTGAAGAAGAAGGAGCACAGAAATTCAGTCAATATTTTGATTGGGAAGAGCCTTTGACAAAAGCACCAGCACACCGTTTGTTGGCAATGCTTCGTGCAGAAAATGAAGGTTTTATAAAAATGAAAATAGATGTTGATATCGACGATGCCTACGATGTTATTGACGAAATCATCATTAAAAAGCAAAACAATACAACAGCGCATTTACAGCTGGCAATTGAAGATAGTTATAAACGTTTGTTGAATCCAGCAATTGGAAATGAAACGCTGCAAGAAGCAAAAGCAAAGGCAGATGCGAATTCTATTCAGGTTTTTGCTAACAATTTAGGTCAGTTATTATTGGCGCCGCCGTTGGGAGAAAAACGTATTTTAGCAATCGATCCAGGATTTAGAAGCGGCTGTAAAGTAGTTTGTCTGGATGAAAAAGGCGATTTATTATACAACGAAACAATTTATCCGCATGCGCCTCAAAACGAGGAGACAATGGCGATAAAAAAAATTCGTTCGATGGTAAACGCGTATCAAATTGATGCAATTTCGATTGGAAACGGAACAGCTTCTCGTGAAACCGAATTTTTTATCAAAAAAATAGCGTTCGACAAACCAATTCAAGTATTTGTGGTTTCTGAAGCTGGAGCTTCGGTGTATTCGGCTTCAAAAATTGCAAGAGAAGAATTCCCTAATTATGATGTAACGGTTCGTGGTTCGGTTTCTATTGGAAGACGACTTTCAGATCCGTTGGCTGAATTGGTAAAAATCGATCCAAAAGCGATTGGAGTAGGGCAGTATCAGCATGATGTGGACCAAACGAAATTAAAAGAAGAATTAGATAATACGGTTATTCGCTGCGTAAACTCGGTTGGAATTAACATCAACACCGCAAGTAAGCACTTATTAAGCTATGTAAGCGGAATCGGGGAGAAGCTGGCGGAAAACATTGTACAATACCGTTCTGAAAACGGACCTTTTGAAGATAGAAAACAGCTGAAAAAAGTGCCTCGTTTAGGAGATAAAGCCTATCAGCAGGGAGCGGCGTTTATTAGAATTACAAATGCTAAAAATCCGCTGGATAATTCGGCGGTGCATCCAGAGGCTTATCCGGTTGTTGAAAAGATGGCGAAAGATTTGAATATTTCTTTAAATGACTTAATTGCTAATAAAGAGAAAACCGCGCTTATTAAGCCCGAAAAGTATGTAACACCTGAAATTGGTTTACTTACGCTAAAAGATATCATTAAAGAGCTTGAAAAGCCCGGATTAGATCCGAGAAAGTCGGCTAAGGTATTTGAATTTGATGCGAACGTAAAATCGATCAAAGATTTGAAAACCGGAATGATATTACCAGGAATTGTTAATAACATCACCAACTTTGGTTGTTTTGTTGACATCGGCATTAAAGAAAGTGGTTTAGTGCATATTTCTCAACTAAAATCAGGTTATGTAAGCGACGTAAACGAAGTTGTCAAATTGCACCAGCATGTTGATGTGAAAGTGACCGAGGTTGATGAGGATAGAAAAAGAATTCAGCTGACAATGATTTTGTAA